In Sphaeramia orbicularis chromosome 12, fSphaOr1.1, whole genome shotgun sequence, the following proteins share a genomic window:
- the wbp1 gene encoding WW domain-binding protein 1, protein MPQKTLGSIVGLLCTGTCLVQGKEFCFGVNNEQYRCEMGYCCGETECCTYYYELWWFWLVWTLIIMLSCCCAYRHRRVKMRLQQEQRQREISLMAYQGASSSFISPPPLNLRFWNDCKLPDYEEVVGHPPTPPPPYSENPPETAPALLAQGNQLDAAEIEPRVDTQCSGSSTDQEAVSMPDQVQCRVVENADVSMMAPEEDEEELITRRRHVTGDSGIEVCVCQLDVDEGSGIEEDSDEEHRVCRATNGDCCSARRQQLQQQQAFRQKEHTPELPNQTASTSTADHVV, encoded by the exons ATGCCGCAGAAAACACTGGGATCCATTGTAGGTCTGCTTTGTACCGGGACCTGTCTGGTGCAG GGAAAGGAGTTCTGTTTTGGAGTGAACAATGAGCAGTACCGTTGTGAGATGGGCTACTGCTGTGGAGAGACAGAGTGCTGCACCTACTACTATGAGCTCTGGT GGTTCTGGCTGGTTTGGACCTTGATCATCATGCTTAGTTGCTGCTGTGCCTACCGACACAGAAGGGTTAAGATGCGATTGCAACAAGAGCAGCGTCAGCGTGAGATCAGCCTCATGGCCTACCAGGGTGCCTCCAGCTCTTTTATTTCACCTCCACCACTTAATCTGA GGTTTTGGAACGACTGCAAGCTTCCTGACTATGAAGAGGTGGTAGGccaccccccaacaccaccacctCCTTATTCAGAAAACCCTCCTGAGACGGCTCCAGCACTCCTTGCACAAGGGAACCAGCTGGATGCTGCTGAGATTGAGCCCAGGGTGGACACTCAGTGTTCAGGTTCTTCGACAGACCAGGAGGCAGTGTCGATGCCGGACCAAGTGCAGTGTCGCGTGGTGGAGAACGCGGATGTTTCCATGATGGCAccagaggaggacgaggaggagctCATCACTCGCCGCCGGCACGTGACTGGTGATTCAGGGATCGAGGTGTGCGTGTGCCAGCTGGATGTGGACGAGGGCTCCGGGATTGAGGAGGATAGTGACGAGGAGCACCGCGTGTGCAGGGCCACGAACGGGGACTGCTGCTCTGCACGCcggcagcagctgcagcagcaacaggCCTTCAGACAGAAGGAGCACACGCCAGAGCTGCCCAACCAGACCGCCAGCACCAGCACCGCAGACCACGTGGTGTGA
- the LOC115430812 gene encoding ADP-ribosylation factor-like protein 3 — protein sequence MGLLSILRRLKHTPEQEVRLLLLGLDNAGKTTLLKQLAAEDISHITPTQGFNIKSVQSSGFKLNVWDIGGQRKIRPYWKNYFENTDVLIYVIDSSDKKRLEETSLELSELLEEEKLAAVPLLIFANKQDLTTASSASELAESLNLHTIRDRMWQVQACSALTAEGVQDGMTWVCRNITFRKK from the exons ATG GGCTTGCTCTCCATTCTCCGCAGGCTGAAGCACACTCCAGAACAGGAGGTGCGTTTACTGCTGCTGGGCTTGGACAATGCTGGGAAGACCACACTGCTGAAACAACTGGCAGCTGAAGATATCAGTCACATCACTCCTACACAA GGTTTCAACATTAAGAGCGTTCAGTCGTCTGGCTTCAAGTTAAATGTTTGGGACATTGGAGGTCAACGCAAGATCCGCCCTTACTGGAAGAATTATTTTGAGAACACAGATGTGCTG ATCTATGTCATTGACAGCTCAGACAAGAAACGATTGGAAGAGACCAGCCTG GAGCTGTCGGAGTTGCTGGAGGAGGAGAAGCTTGCTGCTGTGCCACTGTTGATCTTTGCCAACAAGCAGGACCTGACGACGGCCTCTTCAGCGTCCGAGTTGGCAGAGAGTCTTAATCTGCACACGATCCGTGATCGCATGTGGCAGGTCCAGGCCTGTTCAGCACTGACTGCTGAGGGAGTGCAG gatGGCATGACTTGGGTTTGCAGGAATATAACATTTCGGAAGAAATAA